Genomic DNA from Leucobacter triazinivorans:
CGCATCGCTCCCTGCTCGACCAGCTCCCCTTTGACAACACCGACGATTTCGAGGCAGCGGACCGGGGCTTCCTCGGCACGCGCGCGGATCCCGAGATCCGAGACTCCTCCGGTGAGGTCGTATGGGATCTCTCCTCGTACGACTTCCTCGGAGGAGAATCACCCGAGTCCGTCAACCCGAGCCTCTGGAGGCAGTCGAAGCTGGTCGCCAAGCACGGTCTCTTCGAGGTGGTCGACGGCCTCTATCAGGTGCGCGGTTTCGACCTCTCGGTCATGTCGTTCATCGAGACCGACTCGGGTGTGATCGTCGTCGACCCGTTGATCTCCCAGGAGACCGCCACCGCCGCGCTCGCGCTCTACGAGGAGCATCGCGGGCCGCGCACGGTAGTCGCGGTCATCTACACGCACAGCCACATCGACCACTTCGGCGGGGTCCTCGGCATCGTGGACCCCGCCGATGTGCAGTCGGGCAAGGTGCAGGTCATCGCGCCGGAGGGCTTCCTCGAGCACGCGATCTCGGAGAACGTGTACGCCGGCACGGCGATGGGCAGGCGCGCCGGGTACATGTACGGCGCCGCACTCGACCGGGGCCCCTCGGGCCAGCTGGGCGCCGGACTGGGGCAGACCACGTCAACGGGGACCGCCGGGGTGCTCGTTCCCACGCTCGAGATCCGGGAGACCGGGGAGACGCACACCGTCGACGGCGTCGAGATCGAGTTCCAGCTCGCTCCTGGCACCGAGGCTCCGTCGGAGATGCACTTCTACTTCCCCCGGTACCGCGCGCTCTGCATGGCCGAGAACGCGACGCACACGCTGCACAACCTGCTCACGCTGCGCGGCGCCGTGGTGCGCGATCCCCACGTGTGGTCGAAGTACCTCACCGAGGCCATCGAGCGCTTCGGCGATCGTTCGGACGTGCTCTTCACATCGCACCACTGGCCGACCTGGGAGACGGACCGGATCACGCACTTCCTCGGCGTGCAGCGCGACCTCTACGGATATCTGCACGACCAGACCCTGCGCATGATCAACCAGGGTCTGACCGGCGCGGAGATCGCCGAGGTCATCCAGATGCCTCCCGCCCTCGAAGCGGAGTGGAGCACGCGGGGCTATTACGGCTCGGTGTCGCACAACGTCAAGGCGATCTATCAACGCTACATGGGATGGTTCGACGGCAACCCGGCCCGGCTCTGGCCCCATCCGCCACAGGCGCTGGCCGAACGGTACGTGGCGGCCATCGGGGGCATCGACCGGGTCATCGAGGTCGCCCGCGAAGCCTACGAGGGTGGCGACTTCCGGTGGGCCGCCACCCTGCTCGACCACGCCGTGTTCGTGGATGCGGAGCACGGCGAGGCGAAGGCGCTGTACGCCGACACGCTCGAGCAGCTGGGCTACGGTGCGGAGAACGGCACGTGGCGCAACTTCTTCCTCTCGGGTGCGACGGAACTCCGGGAGGGCAACTTCGGCACCCCGACGGTGACGAACGCACCGGCCATTCAGGCGCAGCTCTCCGCGGAGCAGCTGCTGGACGCCATCGCCATCACGGTCAACGGGCCGAAGGCTTGGGATGTGCGGCTCGAGATCGACATCACGTTCACCGACCTCGATCAGAACTACCGCGTGAGTCTGCGCAACGGGGTGCTCATCTACGTCCAGCGGGACCCGGATCCGAGCGCGGCGCTCCGGATCACCGCGACGAAGGAGCGCCTCCTCCACCTGCTCGGCGGCGACACCTCCTCGGACGGACTCCAGCTCGACGGAGACGCGGGTGTGCTCACGACGCTGACGGGTGTGCTCGATCCCGGCGACCCGGAGTTCAACATCGTGCTCCCGTGAGCACGATCGCGCTGACGAGCCCGGAATCGCCCGGACGAGATGAGATCATCGATCCATGACTCGGTTTCCGCGCAGCGTGTACGAGCGGGGGTCCGATCCGGACCCCCGCTTCAGCCTGGCCAACGAGCGCACCTTCCTCTCGTGGATCCGCACCTCGCTCGCGCTGATGGCGGGCGGGGTCGCTCTCGCCGCACTGCCCCTCGGCATTCCCCGCGGACTGCTCATCGCGGCTGTCGCGATCCTGCTGGCACTCGGCATCGCTGCACCGATCTACGGCTGGTTCGCGTGGATGCGCAACGAGCGCGCCATGCGCGAATCCGCCCCCCTCAGAGCACCCTCGCCCGCGATCGTCATCGTGCTGGGGCTCGTGCTCGTCGGCGTCCTCGTCGGCACCGGACTGACCGTATCGTGACGGGAACGGCCGCCCCTGATCCCGGGCTGCAGATGGAGCGGACGATGATGTCCTGGCTGCGCTCGACGCTGGCGCTCGTCGTGGGCATCACCGTGACGATGCACCACGTCATCCCGGGGTTCGGCGTCGTCCCGGCGTCGCTGCTGGGCCTCGCCGGCACCGGGCTCGCCATCGCGTCGTACGCGACCGCCCATGCGCGTTTCGTCCGGTCGGGCCGCCGGGTGCCGACCGCGACGGGCCCCGACGGGCACTCGGCGCTGCCCCTCCTCCTCCTCGCACTCGCGACCGTCGTCGGCGGCCTGTGCGCGGCGCTCTTCGCGGCGCGCGCCCTCATCTAGCGTCACAACCGGATCCCGATCGCGCTCCTCCCCGGCCGTGGACGAATCCGGCCTCAGCGGCGCCGCCGCCGCCCCAGCGCGATCGTGATCGCCGCCGCACCGGCGAGCAGCAGCGTCGCGGCGCCTCCGATCATCGCCCACCGACCGTGGGCGCCGGTGCCCGACAGGGACGGGTCGTGAGAGGGAAGCGAGAATACGTTCAGGAATGCCGCCGAGACGATGGTCTCGACCCCGTCCTCCTGGTCCGGGATCGTGACCGTCACGGGTGCCGGCGCCGCGTCGGCCCCTGCCGCGTCGGTCTCCGTGACCGTGCACTCGGTGCCGACGGGGATCCCGGTGATCGTATCGCTGCGGAACGGGCCTTCGCCACCGTCGGTCTCGACGACGAGCTCCTGCTCGACCACCGTCTGTCCCTCGTAGGTGCAGAGCACCCCGAAGACGAACGGACCGCCGCCGAACTCCTCGGCGCCGGGGCCCGCGACCTGCTTGAGCACGTCGAGCGCGCCGGTGCGGAAGTCGTTCACGATGTCCACCCGCACCGGATCCTCGGTTCTCGCGTCGCCGACCAGGATCGTCCCGGGCGTCACCGTCGACTCCGTCGCTCCCCCGTCGTCGGTCTCGGTCACCGCGCATTCGGCGCCGGTGGGCAGGTTCTCGACGAGCCAGACGTCGCCGGGTGCATCCCGGGTGAGCACGTGGGTGCCGTCGTAGACGGTGCTCGGAGCGGCCTCGGGAAGGGTGCACACGAGACGCACCTCGAAGTCGCCGAAGGTGCCGGCCCAGGCGTCGGCACCGCTGCCGGTGACCGACTTCACGATCTCGATCGAGCCGACCGGGTAGAAGTTGCTCACCGTCACCGCGGTGACGGCCTGATCGTCGACGTCCGGCTGCAGCACGAAGTCGGCACTGTTCGTGTCGCCGAGATCGTCCTCCTCGCCGTTCTGCGTCAGCACGAGGGAGGTTTCCGCCCCCCGGGCGGCGAACTCTTCGACCGTGCAGTCGGCACCGGCAGGCAAGCCGGAGAACTCTCGAGTGGCTCCGTCGCGCAGCAGGAACCGCATGTCGAGCACCGTCTCATCCTCGAAGGTGCACACCGCTGAGAACCCGAACGCGAGACGCGTCGTGATGGCCCCGCCGTCCTGATCCACCGCGTCGGTCGTCACCGCCTTCGTCACCGAGAACCCGGCGTCGGGGAAGACGTTCGTCACGGTGATCGTGATGTCGTCGTCACCGCCGTCGACGATCACGGGGTCGTCGGCGGTCGCGCTGATGTCGATCGACCAGGCGCCCTGACCGTCGGGCTCCTCCGCGGAGCAGCTGGAGCCGAGCGGAATTCCGGTGAGCACCTCGGCTTCACCGCCGTGCAGCTCGACGGGTTCGGCGTCGTAGCTCACGATCGGCTCGTTGCCGGCGCCGCGATCCAGCTCGCAGGTCACGAGGATCTCGAAGGTCGTGTCGTCCGCATAGGACGCAGCGTCGCCCGAAAGCTCCTTCGCGACGATCAGCTCTCCGAGATCAAAGGTGTTCGTCGCGGTGATCTCGATCGGCTGCGGGAGTTCGTCGTCGGAGGCCTCCACGATCGCCGCGTTGTCGAACGAGTCGAAGTCGACGCTCGCCGAGGTCGCCCCGGCCGCGTCGGTCTCCTCGCCCCAGCAGTGCGCGCCGCCCGGCAGCAGCAGCGGGTCGCCGCTCACGGGGTCCAAGATCTCCACGGTCTCGCCGCCGGTCACCTCGACGTCACCGTCGAAGAGCGGCGCACCGGTCTCCGACATCGAGCAGGTCACGTGGACCGTGTACGTCGCGTCGGCGATGAGGTCCGCATAGTCGGGATCGAGCGACGCCTCGCCGTCGACCGTCTTCGTGATCGAGATCGTGCCCGCGGTAAAGCGGTTCTCGAGCTCGGCCGTGACCATCTGGGCGACGCCGTCCTCCTCATCGGGGATCACGACCGTCACCGGCTCCGGCACCGCATCCGCTCCCCCGGCACCCGTCTCGGTCACCACGCACTCGCTGCCCACCGGCAGCCCCGTCACCGGGTCGCTCACCAGCGGGCCGGCCGTGCCGTCTCCCATGATCGTCAGGGTTCCCGATCCGCCGAGGGCAGGGTCGAGCGGCACTCCGTCGAGGCTGCAGACGTATTCGAAGGTGAACTCGACGCCCTCGCTGAATCCGCCGCCCGAGCCGGAGACCGTCTTGGCGACCTCGAAGCCGCCGACCCGGTAGTCGTTGACGACGGCCACCGTCACGGGGCTGCCCTCGGTGCCGTCGATCCCGATCGTCACGGGATTCGGCTCGACGGTGACCTCGGTCGCTCCGCCCGATTCCGGCTCGGTGACCGTGCACGCGGCGCCTGTGGGCAGATCATCGACCCGCCAGGTCTCATCGGCGACGATGGTCCGCGTGGCGTCGTACACCGTCTGGTCATCGGGGTCGGCCTGATCCCACGTGCAGACGAGCCGCACCTCGAACTCGGCGCTCGCCCAGTCCGCGACCCCGGCGCCCGTGACGTCCTTCGTGATCTCGATCGAGCCGACCGTGTACCTGTTGGTCACGGAGACGACGGTGGCGTGGGCGTCCTCGTCGTCGGGCAGCACGGTGAACTCCGCCGTCGTGCCGTCGACGCTCTGCGCCTGCTCGCCGTTCTCCGAGACCACGATGCCGGTGCCGGTCGCCCCAGCGACGTCGACCTCCTCGATCGCGCACTCCGCGCCGACCGGAACGTCGTCGAAGACCCGGGTCTCCCCGTCCTGCAGCGTGAACGAGCGGTCGTCCTCGGCGAGCGTCTCCTCGTCCAGGAAGAGACAGGAGGCCGTGAAGCCGAACTCCGGATCGAACTCGATCGGCCGCCCGTCCTGGTCGACGGCGCCCGGCTCGTTCACGACCGTCTTGGTGATCGAGAAGCCGCCGAGCTCGTACGCGTTGGTGGCGGTGATCCGCTCCAGCGCCTCGTCGTCGGGAGCGCCGTGATGCACATCGGGCATCCCGGAGAGGTCGCGGCGGGCGGTGACCTCGCCCGACCGGCCGTCGGCCCCCGCCGGGTCGTAACTCACCGCCGCGCCCTGCGACGGCACCTCCTGCACGGTGCAGTCCGCGTAGAGCGGCAGGTTCGTGCCCGCGCCGTAGGGCACCGGGGTGCCGTCGGCCGGCACGCTCACCGTTGCCGCCGTGGCGCCGTCAGCGTCGACCAGCACGACGCCGTCCCCGCCCGAGGTGCACTGCACCTCGAAGTCGTAGTCGTCGGGCAGCGCGGCCGGCCAGGGGTCGGGATCGGTCTCGACCTGCTTGACGAGCTCGATCTCGCCGGTCGGCACCGCGACGCCGGATCGCACCGGCTCGACCGGCCCCTGGTAGATCGCCTGATCGTCGAAGTCGGCGCGCGAGCCCGCCGCGATCGCGTTCCAGGCGATCGGCAGCTCGCTCTCGGGCGCCTCGGGCAGCTGCAGCGGCGTGACCGTGTCGAAGGTGATCGACCCCTCGGATCCCGGGGCCAGCCCCTCGCCCTCCGGCCACTCGACGACCGTCTTGATCGCCTTCGCCTGTGCGAGCTCTTCGAGCGGCGTGTCGTTGGTGAACGGGATCCAGACTCGCGAGCTGACGTCGGAGAAGCAGGGATCGTCCACGGGGATGGCCGTGCCCAGCGCCGAGTACTCGATATCGGCAGCGTTGCAGGCCAGCGCCGGCGTCGTCGTCAGGTAGAAGAGTGTCGAGACCGCGTTCGTCGCGGTGCCCCCGGGCTGCACGTTGCCCACGAAGACCGGCGCCCACTCCGATCCGCGGCTCGTTCCCACCGTCACGCCGGTGTCGCCGATCGCGGGCAGCACGTCGATGCCCGCGATCGCACGGGCGGGCACGTTCCCGAGGTTCGTGAAGGTGACCCGCCAGGTCTCGGTGCCGCCCGGCCGTGTGATCGGCACGCAGGTGTTGCGGTAGAAGCCGTCGCCGGCGTTCGGGGTCGCGCAGGCCTCGGCGGAATCGGGGTCGGCGGTGTTGAGCACACCCAGATCGTCCCGGTTCGGATCGTCCTCGGGTGCGCCGGGCACTCCGGCATCGGTGCCCTTCACCGCCTTCTGCAGGCTGATCGGCGCCGCGGCCAGCGGATTGACCGTGGTGTTCGCGGCGCAGGCGTCGACGTCGCTCTGCGCAGGATTCGCGACCGCGAACGAGGTCGAGTCGCACTCGTCGAAGGTGCGGTCGCTGGTGGCCGTGATCGTGTTGCCGACCGGGGTGCCCGGCGGCACCCCGTCCCTGAACTGCAGCGCCGCGGTGATCGTCAGCACGTCCCCGGGTTCGAACACGAATCCATCGGGAACGGTGATCGTGACCTCCCCGGTCTCGACGTCGAGCTCGCCGGAGAAGCCGCTCGCGTCGAGCTCCGTGCCGTCGCCCGCCTCGAGTGCGAAGCCGAAGGTGGGGTCGACGCCCGGCACGGGCACGAGCAGCGAGCCCTCCGCATCGCTCGCGACCTCGTCCTCGAGCTCGAGGCCGGTGATCGGCCAGTCGCCCGTGTTGGTGATCGTCATCGTGTACGGGATCCGCGAGGCCGGCGGGAACTGCTGCGACGCCGAGCCGCCCTCGCCGTTGCCCGGCACCTTCTCGACGCTGATCGCGTTCCGCAGGTGCAGCAGTCGCGTCGTATCCGACGCGTCGTCGTCGGCCTCCCAGAGCGAGCCGGCCTGCCCCTCCCAGGCGCCGTCGCCGTGCACGTCGACCACGTCGGTCGTCGTGCCCGGCTCGGGCTCGCCGGGCGCGGTGGGCTGCCCGGGACGTGTCGAGGGGACCGGCACGGACTCGGATTCGCCCTCCGGACCGATGTGCAGGGTCTCGCGCTGGTCCGCGGTGAACGCGACCGTGACGACCGGATTACTCGGACGCTCCCAGTTGGAGGCCTCGTCATCGACGCGGATCTCGAAACGGATGCCGCGGACCTCGGACGGGTCGACCCCGGCGGGAAGCGACGGGACGACGGTGCCGTCGCTCGCCGCTTCCTGCCACTCACCGGTCTCCCAGCAGTCCGCGAGATCCTCCGCACCCTCGCAGGTGTACACCGGCGCGTCCGTGCCCGCGTCGAGCCCCCAGTCGACCCCGGTCAGGGCCGACACCCGCACCTGGTGCAGGTTCTCCGGCAGCGTCATCGTCGGGAACGACGCGAAGTCGAAGGCGTTCCAGAACGTCGGCTCGTCGTCGGTGATCGTGAGCACCGTCGTGCGCACGTTGCCGGTGGGCTGCCCGGTGAGGGTGACGGTGTAGCCCTCGCGCGGTTCGTTCTCGACCCGATCGTCGCCGTCCGCCGATGTCGGCGGCGTCTGGATGTCCTTCTGGGCCACGACGCCGTACGTCGCGTCCGCGAACCCGAGGGTATCGGTCGCCGTCGATCCGGCCGTGTCGAGCTCGGGGTCGTCGCCCGGCCGGGTCACCTCGCTGCCCGCCACGTTCGTGGCGAAGTCGGCCGTGGTGACCGGCTCCCCCGAGCCGCGCTGCAGCTGCCGCAGCTGGTAGGTGAGCACGACGCTGCTCGACTCGGTCGTCTCGATCGACACGCCGTCGGGGTCGGTGTGCACCACTTCGACGCCGGTCACGTCCGCCAGATCGCCGGGCTCCAGCGCCAGCGCATCCGCGACAGAGATGGGCGCGTCGGCATCCCCGCCCTCCCGGGTGAGCACGACCGTCGACTCCGTCGCCTCGGCGGGGATCGAGATCGACTCGATGCCGAAGAGGTTGAGGAACTCGTAGACGTCGGTCGCCGACCCCGGCGCGGGGTCCGTGATCCGGAGCGTCTGCACCGAGGCCTCGGTCTCGTTCCTCGCGGTGATCGTCGCGGTGGCGAGGGGGTAACTCTCGGCAGCCGTGCCCGCCGGCGGGATCGGGAGCGCGTCCTGATCGAAGGTCTTCGTCACCGAGGTGTTCACCGTCGAGTCGAGGATCGTGATGGGGTCGCTGTCGGTCTGATCGATCGGGGCCGGCCCGTCGCCGATGATCTCCGCAGTGTTGATGACGACGCCCGGCTGGCCCGAGTTGAACGTCTCCGAGTGCAGCGTGCCTGTGACCGGGCCGCCGTCGGATCGCGTGAAGTCGCGCAGCTCGAAGACGAGGTCGAGGGCGCGGTCGTGGTCGTAGGAGGGGGCCACTCCGGTGCCGGGCGCGGGGCCTTCGCCGGAACCGCGGTCAGACCCCTCGGCGTAGGTGAGCCGCACCGCGCGGGTCGATTCGCGCTCCTCGGACGAGAGCGCGTACCCGGGGAACGCGCCGTCGCAGGCGTCGGCGGTCGGGCACGCCGCGTCGGTCACGTCGACCCACGCACCGGAACCCGCGACGCTGTCGAACGAGAACAGCTCGACCCTCGACACGCGGTCGTACCGCATCGCGGGGTCGGTCGTCTCGTCGATCGCGGCGATCTCGGCCAGATTCCAGGCGTCGAACGCCGAGCCGGCGATCGCCGCGTCGTCGAAGCCGGGAGCGGCAGCGGCATCGTCGGTGATCGCCACCGTGTCGAAGGGCAGCCCCTCCGTCGACCACGAGATGCGGGCGGTGCGCTGATCCCCGCTGAAAGCGAAGAGCGGCTCCTCGGGGTCGACGAGCCAGTGCTTCTCGAACAGGTCCGGTCCGTCGCCGCCGTCGATCGGCAGCAGGTCGATGTCGTCCGTGTCGGTCGCCGTGTTGTCCTCGGGCGTGACGTCGTCGGGGTTCACGACCTCCGAGCCCGCCGTGTTCGCGACCTCGAGCGGGTTCTCTGCCTCCGCGGCGTCGGCGACCGATCCCGATCCGTCGCGGAACTCATCGCGCGTCTCGACGGTGATAGACGGCACGACGTGGAACCCCGGCGGCAGCTGCTCGCCGTCCTTCGGGGTGAAGACGAACTGGATGCCCTGGATCTGCTCCCGGGTCACGGGCGCCGTGCCGCTCGGCACGGACAGCACGAGGGTGCCCTCGCCGTCGAGCTGCCCGCCGGGCAGGGGCTCCCAGGAGTCGCCATCCCAGTAGTTCACCT
This window encodes:
- a CDS encoding alkyl/aryl-sulfatase, whose protein sequence is MKQNAPTASIQAAHRSLLDQLPFDNTDDFEAADRGFLGTRADPEIRDSSGEVVWDLSSYDFLGGESPESVNPSLWRQSKLVAKHGLFEVVDGLYQVRGFDLSVMSFIETDSGVIVVDPLISQETATAALALYEEHRGPRTVVAVIYTHSHIDHFGGVLGIVDPADVQSGKVQVIAPEGFLEHAISENVYAGTAMGRRAGYMYGAALDRGPSGQLGAGLGQTTSTGTAGVLVPTLEIRETGETHTVDGVEIEFQLAPGTEAPSEMHFYFPRYRALCMAENATHTLHNLLTLRGAVVRDPHVWSKYLTEAIERFGDRSDVLFTSHHWPTWETDRITHFLGVQRDLYGYLHDQTLRMINQGLTGAEIAEVIQMPPALEAEWSTRGYYGSVSHNVKAIYQRYMGWFDGNPARLWPHPPQALAERYVAAIGGIDRVIEVAREAYEGGDFRWAATLLDHAVFVDAEHGEAKALYADTLEQLGYGAENGTWRNFFLSGATELREGNFGTPTVTNAPAIQAQLSAEQLLDAIAITVNGPKAWDVRLEIDITFTDLDQNYRVSLRNGVLIYVQRDPDPSAALRITATKERLLHLLGGDTSSDGLQLDGDAGVLTTLTGVLDPGDPEFNIVLP
- a CDS encoding YidH family protein, which codes for MTRFPRSVYERGSDPDPRFSLANERTFLSWIRTSLALMAGGVALAALPLGIPRGLLIAAVAILLALGIAAPIYGWFAWMRNERAMRESAPLRAPSPAIVIVLGLVLVGVLVGTGLTVS
- a CDS encoding DUF5979 domain-containing protein; translation: MSIVRRTLAGAVALAVALGFAVTTAPAAVAAEDDAVFLLTKAVNPNTSPYEPGEQLSYTIELTCNSNLVDTCVNAQLVDTLPAPLVFDPAVADPVVVSGGGTSSVAVDGTSFTVDFTSVGEAGTGQPAGQKATVTVFVQVPTDISADYNDVDIVNTVNAAADNALPESAAATITLNVPEVLDSTVTKSVDDHQDGTPIPALPDQPVDYAIGGGNASNRSVDAIVVQDPADGVASPFDEYLDFTGITSITPPAGADQVEIEWLDADGVWHVAYPTGPIPADPSGIPDVDPLSQVKGLRFTFTSSTGDQLPPSGDQPARIGVSAATNDAVLEIPAEEAVEVPNTASSNIVVHDTASEPKTADGNAVISNTGPTVEVTKEFADPNLLAGEQTTATIIAVNGFRPVTSMVIQEPSPGAPDLAAQGLEFEGFADGIEWPPNASDAEITYVYADGSTETLSTSEPNTLPGPTAQDESEVVGFTVEFTGPIVQNARAVVPFTVTAEPLEDGEDAVSTNETTSTVTDQTGKSGDDEDSADVTRQPGRVSTVVTKNIARDELWAVPGSSTDVSFDAKVNDEGENASTIGADELIVSDPAAPQPGDPISPFWNTFDLSRVVVGVPANADLQVNYWDGDSWEPLPGGQLDGEGTLVLSVPSGTAPVTREQIQGIQFVFTPKDGEQLPPGFHVVPSITVETRDEFRDGSGSVADAAEAENPLEVANTAGSEVVNPDDVTPEDNTATDTDDIDLLPIDGGDGPDLFEKHWLVDPEEPLFAFSGDQRTARISWSTEGLPFDTVAITDDAAAAPGFDDAAIAGSAFDAWNLAEIAAIDETTDPAMRYDRVSRVELFSFDSVAGSGAWVDVTDAACPTADACDGAFPGYALSSEERESTRAVRLTYAEGSDRGSGEGPAPGTGVAPSYDHDRALDLVFELRDFTRSDGGPVTGTLHSETFNSGQPGVVINTAEIIGDGPAPIDQTDSDPITILDSTVNTSVTKTFDQDALPIPPAGTAAESYPLATATITARNETEASVQTLRITDPAPGSATDVYEFLNLFGIESISIPAEATESTVVLTREGGDADAPISVADALALEPGDLADVTGVEVVHTDPDGVSIETTESSSVVLTYQLRQLQRGSGEPVTTADFATNVAGSEVTRPGDDPELDTAGSTATDTLGFADATYGVVAQKDIQTPPTSADGDDRVENEPREGYTVTLTGQPTGNVRTTVLTITDDEPTFWNAFDFASFPTMTLPENLHQVRVSALTGVDWGLDAGTDAPVYTCEGAEDLADCWETGEWQEAASDGTVVPSLPAGVDPSEVRGIRFEIRVDDEASNWERPSNPVVTVAFTADQRETLHIGPEGESESVPVPSTRPGQPTAPGEPEPGTTTDVVDVHGDGAWEGQAGSLWEADDDASDTTRLLHLRNAISVEKVPGNGEGGSASQQFPPASRIPYTMTITNTGDWPITGLELEDEVASDAEGSLLVPVPGVDPTFGFALEAGDGTELDASGFSGELDVETGEVTITVPDGFVFEPGDVLTITAALQFRDGVPPGTPVGNTITATSDRTFDECDSTSFAVANPAQSDVDACAANTTVNPLAAAPISLQKAVKGTDAGVPGAPEDDPNRDDLGVLNTADPDSAEACATPNAGDGFYRNTCVPITRPGGTETWRVTFTNLGNVPARAIAGIDVLPAIGDTGVTVGTSRGSEWAPVFVGNVQPGGTATNAVSTLFYLTTTPALACNAADIEYSALGTAIPVDDPCFSDVSSRVWIPFTNDTPLEELAQAKAIKTVVEWPEGEGLAPGSEGSITFDTVTPLQLPEAPESELPIAWNAIAAGSRADFDDQAIYQGPVEPVRSGVAVPTGEIELVKQVETDPDPWPAALPDDYDFEVQCTSGGDGVVLVDADGATAATVSVPADGTPVPYGAGTNLPLYADCTVQEVPSQGAAVSYDPAGADGRSGEVTARRDLSGMPDVHHGAPDDEALERITATNAYELGGFSITKTVVNEPGAVDQDGRPIEFDPEFGFTASCLFLDEETLAEDDRSFTLQDGETRVFDDVPVGAECAIEEVDVAGATGTGIVVSENGEQAQSVDGTTAEFTVLPDDEDAHATVVSVTNRYTVGSIEITKDVTGAGVADWASAEFEVRLVCTWDQADPDDQTVYDATRTIVADETWRVDDLPTGAACTVTEPESGGATEVTVEPNPVTIGIDGTEGSPVTVAVVNDYRVGGFEVAKTVSGSGGGFSEGVEFTFEYVCSLDGVPLDPALGGSGTLTIMGDGTAGPLVSDPVTGLPVGSECVVTETGAGGADAVPEPVTVVIPDEEDGVAQMVTAELENRFTAGTISITKTVDGEASLDPDYADLIADATYTVHVTCSMSETGAPLFDGDVEVTGGETVEILDPVSGDPLLLPGGAHCWGEETDAAGATSASVDFDSFDNAAIVEASDDELPQPIEITATNTFDLGELIVAKELSGDAASYADDTTFEILVTCELDRGAGNEPIVSYDAEPVELHGGEAEVLTGIPLGSSCSAEEPDGQGAWSIDISATADDPVIVDGGDDDITITVTNVFPDAGFSVTKAVTTDAVDQDGGAITTRLAFGFSAVCTFEDETVLDMRFLLRDGATREFSGLPAGADCTVEEFAARGAETSLVLTQNGEEDDLGDTNSADFVLQPDVDDQAVTAVTVSNFYPVGSIEIVKSVTGSGADAWAGTFGDFEVRLVCTLPEAAPSTVYDGTHVLTRDAPGDVWLVENLPTGAECAVTETDDGGATESTVTPGTILVGDARTEDPVRVDIVNDFRTGALDVLKQVAGPGAEEFGGGPFVFGVLCTYEGQTVVEQELVVETDGGEGPFRSDTITGIPVGTECTVTETDAAGADAAPAPVTVTIPDQEDGVETIVSAAFLNVFSLPSHDPSLSGTGAHGRWAMIGGAATLLLAGAAAITIALGRRRRR